Proteins encoded together in one Lutra lutra chromosome 4, mLutLut1.2, whole genome shotgun sequence window:
- the ADAMTSL4 gene encoding ADAMTS-like protein 4 isoform X1: protein MEKWAGRPQLCLMLLLSLPELGLDQEVRQGPEVLSGHSLQTPPEEGQGPEGVWGPWEQWASCSQPCGVGVQRRSRTCQLPTARLHQGLPFPPRPPRHPEALLPRGQSPRPQTSRETLPLYRPQPRGRGGPHRGPASQLGRAETREITGARRSRVRDPIKPGMFGYGRVPFALPLHRNRRHPRRLPGIETSQTSDLPSLTPRTEPFSTNHTVQTQLPPTELSARPPHPPAELPSPETNQTEVPSRTRPVPTQPHPRVQASGTEPASSIPYPGESNSFHVSPQPRMPDSQGLASLQVAERYPNPFLSVLRGRGHQSQEHWKPGGNLHGSLMEPAPHYPDGWLPLLNDGPHSGSLWSLFAPNSPVPRCSGESEQLRACSQAPCPPEQPDPRALQCAAFDSQEFMGQLYQWEPFTEVQGSQRCELNCRPRGFRFYVRHTEKVQDGTLCQPGALDICVAGRCLSPGCDGILGSGRRPDGCGVCGGDDSTCHLVSGNLTDRGGPLGYQKILSIPVGATQLQIAQLRPSSNYLALRGPGGQSIINGNWAVDPPGSYTASGTVFLYNRPSREEGKGESLSAKGPTTQPVDVYVIFQEENPGIFYQYIISSVLPDLGSTTPEPHFPQLQPEILRVEPPPASMPRPARTPGTLQRQVRIPQMHAPPHPRTPLGSPAGYWKRVGHSECSASCGKGVWRPVFLCVSRESGEELDEHSCAMGVRPPAPLEPCHGPPCPPYWEAGEWTSCSRSCGSGTQHRQLRCRQEFGDGGSSVPPERCGHLPRPNATQPCQLRLCGHWEVRSPWSQCSVRCGRGQRSRQVRCVGSNGDEVSERECASGPPRPPSREACDMGPCTTAWFHSDWSSKCSAECGTGIQRRSVVCLGSGESRGAGQEEAGAGTTEQSCALGSRPPDMRACSLGPCEMTWCWYTGPWAECSSECGSGTQRRDIICVSKLGTEFNVTSPSNCSHLPRPPALQPCQGQDCQDRWFSTPWSPCSRSCQGGIQTREVQCLTANQTLSIRCPPHLRPSRKRPCNSQPCSQRPDDQCKDSSPHCPLVVQARLCVYPYYTATCCRSCAHVLERSPPEPA, encoded by the exons ATGGAGAAGTGGGCGGGCAG GCCTCAGTTGTGTCTGATGCTGCTTCTGTCCCTTCCTGAGCTCGGCCTGGATCAGGAGGTGCGCCAGGGACCAGAG GTGTTGTCTGGACACTCTCTTCAGACACCCCCAGAGGAGGGTCAGGGCCCTGAGGGTGTCTGGGGTCCTTGGGAGCAGTGGGCCTCTTGCTCCCAGCCCTGTGGAGTTGGGGTGCAGCGCAGGAGCCGGACATGTCAGCTCCCTACAGCTCGACTCCACCAGggcctgcccttcccaccccGGCCCCCAAGACATCCAGAAGCCCTGCTCCCCCGGGGTCAGAGCCCCAGACCTCAGACTTCCCGAGAAACCCTCCCTCTGTACAGGCCACAGCCTCGGGGAAGAGGTGGCCCACATCGAGGTCCTGCTTCCCAACTAGGGAGAGCAGAAACCCGGGAGATAACAGGAGCTcggag GTCCCGGGTTCGAGACCCCATCAAGCCAGGAATGTTTGGTTACGGGAGAGTGCCCTTTGCTTTGCCACTGCATCGTAACCGCAGGCACCCCAGGAGACTGCCCGGAATTGAGACCTCCCAGACCTCAGATCTTCCATCCCTGACTCCAAGAACAGAGCCATTCTCCACAAACCACACAGTTCAAACTCAGCTCCCTCCTACAGAACTTTCTgcccgccccccacaccccccagcagAACTCCCAAGCCCTGAAACTAATCAGACAGAAGTGCCCTCTAGAACCAGGCCTGTCCCCACGCAGCCCCACCCCAGAGTCCAGGCCTCTGGCACAGAGCCTGCCTCGTCCATCCCCTACCCAGGAGAAAGTAACTCCTTCCATGTGTCCCCTCAGCCAAGAATGCCAGATTCTCAGGGTTTGGCCAGTCTCCAGGTGGCTGAGAGATACCCTaatcctttcctttctgtccttcgGGGCAGAGGCCACCAGAGCCAGGAGCACTGGAAACCTGGGGGGAATCTCCATGGGTCCCTCATGGAGCCTGCCCCCCACTATCCAGATGGCTGGTTGCCTCTGCTGAATGATGGCCCCCACTCCGGTTCGCTCTGGAGCCTCTTTGCTCCCAATAGCCCTGTGCCAAGGTGTTCTGGGGAGAGTGAGCAGCTGAGAGCCTGCAGCCAAGCG CCCTGCCCCCCTGAGCAGCCAGACCCCCGGGCCCTGCAGTGTGCAGCCTTTGACTCCCAGGAGTTCATGGGCCAGCTCTACCAGTGGGAGCCCTTTACCGAAG TTCAGGGCTCCCAACGCTGTGAACTGAACTGCCGTCCCCGTGGCTTCCGTTTCTATGTCCGTCACACGGAAAAGGTCCAGGATGGGACCCTGTGTCAGCCTGGAGCACTAGATATCTGCGTGGCGGGACGCTGTCTG AGCCCCGGCTGTGATGGGATCCTCGGCTCTGGCAGGCGTCCAGATGGCTGTGGGGTCTGTGGAGGGGATGATTCCACCTGCCACCTCGTCTCAGGGAACCTCACAGACCGGGGGGGCCCTCTGGGCTATCAGAAGATCCTGTCAATTCCTGTCGGAGCCACGCAGCTCCAGATTGCCCAGCTCCGGCCCAGCTCCAACTATCTCG CCCTTCGAGGCCCTGGGGGCCAGTCCATCATCAATGGAAATTGGGCCGTGGATCCCCCTGGGTCCTACACAGCCAGTGGAACTGTCTTCCTGTACAACCGGCCTTCCCGGGAGGAGGGCAAGGGGGAGAGTCTGTCAGCCAAAGGCCCCACGACCCAGCCTGTGGATGTCTAT gtGATCTTTCAGGAGGAGAACCCAGGCATTTTTTATCAGTATATTATCTCTTCAGTTCTTCCAGACCTTGGGAGCACCACCCCAGAGCCCCACTTCCCCCAACTCCAACCAG AGATTTTGAGGGTGGAGCCCCCACCTGCTTCGATGCCCCGCCCTGCCCGGACCCCAGGCACCCTCCAGCGTCAGGTGCGGATCCCCCAGATGCATGCTCcaccccatcccaggacacccCTGGGGTCTCCAGCTGGATACTGGAAGCGAGTGGGACACTCGGAGTGCTCAGCATCCTGCGGAAAAG GTGTTTGGCGCCCCGTCTTCCTCTGTGTTTCTCGTGAGTCAGGGGAGGAGCTGGATGAACACAGCTGTGCCATGGGCGtcaggcccccagcccccctgGAGCCCTGCCATGGTCCTCCATGCCCCCCATA CTGGGAGGCGGGCGAGTGGACGTCCTGCAGCCGCTCCTGTGGCTCCGGCACCCAGCACCGCCAGCTGCGCTGCCGCCAGGAGTTCGGGGACGGCGGCTCCTCGGTGCCTCCCGAGCGCTGTGGACACCTCCCTCGGCCCAATGCCACCCAGCCCTGTCAGCTGCGCCTCTGTGGCCACTGGGAGGTTCGCTCCCCCTGGAGCCAG TGCTCAGTGCGGTGCGGGCGGGGCCAGAGGAGCCGGCAGGTCCGCTGTGTGGGGAGCAACGGTGATGAAGTGAGCGAGAGGGAGTGTGCGTCGGGCCCCCCGCGGCCCCCCAGCAGAGAGGCCTGTGACATGGGGCCCTGTACCACAGCCTGGTTCCACAGCGACTGGAGCTCCAAG TGCTCAGCGGAGTGTGGGACAGGAATCCAACGACGATCTGTGGTCTGCCTTGGGAGTGGGGAGTCCCGTGGGGCGggccaggaggaagcaggagctgGGACCACTGAGCAGAGCTGTGCACTGGGAAGCCGTCCTCCGGACATGCGTGCCTGCAGCTTGGGACCCTGTGAGATGACGTGGTGCTGGTACACGGGGCCCTGGGCCGAG TGCTCCTCAGAATGTGGCTCTGGCACACAGCGTAGAGACATCATCTGTGTATCCAAACTGGGTACAGAGTTCAACGTGACTTCTCCCAGCAACTGCTCCCACCTGCCTAggccccctgccctgcagccctgTCAGGGGCAGGACTGCCAGGACCGATGGTTTTCTACGCCCTGGAGTCCG TGCTCTCGCTCCTGCCAGGGGGGTATTCAGACGAGGGAGGTCCAGTGTCTGACCGCCAACCAGACCCTCAGCATCCGATGCCCTCCTCACCTGCGGCCCTCCAGGAAACGACCCTGTAACAGCCAGCCCTGCAGCCAGCGCCCCG ATGATCAATGCAAGGACAGCTCTCCACATTGCCCCCTGGTGGTACAGGCCCGTCTCTGCGTCTATCCCTACTACACAGCCACCTGTTGCCGCTCTTGTGCCCATGTCCTGGAGCGTTCTCCCCCAGAGCCTGCCTGA
- the ADAMTSL4 gene encoding ADAMTS-like protein 4 isoform X2: MEKWAGRPQLCLMLLLSLPELGLDQEVLSGHSLQTPPEEGQGPEGVWGPWEQWASCSQPCGVGVQRRSRTCQLPTARLHQGLPFPPRPPRHPEALLPRGQSPRPQTSRETLPLYRPQPRGRGGPHRGPASQLGRAETREITGARRSRVRDPIKPGMFGYGRVPFALPLHRNRRHPRRLPGIETSQTSDLPSLTPRTEPFSTNHTVQTQLPPTELSARPPHPPAELPSPETNQTEVPSRTRPVPTQPHPRVQASGTEPASSIPYPGESNSFHVSPQPRMPDSQGLASLQVAERYPNPFLSVLRGRGHQSQEHWKPGGNLHGSLMEPAPHYPDGWLPLLNDGPHSGSLWSLFAPNSPVPRCSGESEQLRACSQAPCPPEQPDPRALQCAAFDSQEFMGQLYQWEPFTEVQGSQRCELNCRPRGFRFYVRHTEKVQDGTLCQPGALDICVAGRCLSPGCDGILGSGRRPDGCGVCGGDDSTCHLVSGNLTDRGGPLGYQKILSIPVGATQLQIAQLRPSSNYLALRGPGGQSIINGNWAVDPPGSYTASGTVFLYNRPSREEGKGESLSAKGPTTQPVDVYVIFQEENPGIFYQYIISSVLPDLGSTTPEPHFPQLQPEILRVEPPPASMPRPARTPGTLQRQVRIPQMHAPPHPRTPLGSPAGYWKRVGHSECSASCGKGVWRPVFLCVSRESGEELDEHSCAMGVRPPAPLEPCHGPPCPPYWEAGEWTSCSRSCGSGTQHRQLRCRQEFGDGGSSVPPERCGHLPRPNATQPCQLRLCGHWEVRSPWSQCSVRCGRGQRSRQVRCVGSNGDEVSERECASGPPRPPSREACDMGPCTTAWFHSDWSSKCSAECGTGIQRRSVVCLGSGESRGAGQEEAGAGTTEQSCALGSRPPDMRACSLGPCEMTWCWYTGPWAECSSECGSGTQRRDIICVSKLGTEFNVTSPSNCSHLPRPPALQPCQGQDCQDRWFSTPWSPCSRSCQGGIQTREVQCLTANQTLSIRCPPHLRPSRKRPCNSQPCSQRPDDQCKDSSPHCPLVVQARLCVYPYYTATCCRSCAHVLERSPPEPA; this comes from the exons ATGGAGAAGTGGGCGGGCAG GCCTCAGTTGTGTCTGATGCTGCTTCTGTCCCTTCCTGAGCTCGGCCTGGATCAGGAG GTGTTGTCTGGACACTCTCTTCAGACACCCCCAGAGGAGGGTCAGGGCCCTGAGGGTGTCTGGGGTCCTTGGGAGCAGTGGGCCTCTTGCTCCCAGCCCTGTGGAGTTGGGGTGCAGCGCAGGAGCCGGACATGTCAGCTCCCTACAGCTCGACTCCACCAGggcctgcccttcccaccccGGCCCCCAAGACATCCAGAAGCCCTGCTCCCCCGGGGTCAGAGCCCCAGACCTCAGACTTCCCGAGAAACCCTCCCTCTGTACAGGCCACAGCCTCGGGGAAGAGGTGGCCCACATCGAGGTCCTGCTTCCCAACTAGGGAGAGCAGAAACCCGGGAGATAACAGGAGCTcggag GTCCCGGGTTCGAGACCCCATCAAGCCAGGAATGTTTGGTTACGGGAGAGTGCCCTTTGCTTTGCCACTGCATCGTAACCGCAGGCACCCCAGGAGACTGCCCGGAATTGAGACCTCCCAGACCTCAGATCTTCCATCCCTGACTCCAAGAACAGAGCCATTCTCCACAAACCACACAGTTCAAACTCAGCTCCCTCCTACAGAACTTTCTgcccgccccccacaccccccagcagAACTCCCAAGCCCTGAAACTAATCAGACAGAAGTGCCCTCTAGAACCAGGCCTGTCCCCACGCAGCCCCACCCCAGAGTCCAGGCCTCTGGCACAGAGCCTGCCTCGTCCATCCCCTACCCAGGAGAAAGTAACTCCTTCCATGTGTCCCCTCAGCCAAGAATGCCAGATTCTCAGGGTTTGGCCAGTCTCCAGGTGGCTGAGAGATACCCTaatcctttcctttctgtccttcgGGGCAGAGGCCACCAGAGCCAGGAGCACTGGAAACCTGGGGGGAATCTCCATGGGTCCCTCATGGAGCCTGCCCCCCACTATCCAGATGGCTGGTTGCCTCTGCTGAATGATGGCCCCCACTCCGGTTCGCTCTGGAGCCTCTTTGCTCCCAATAGCCCTGTGCCAAGGTGTTCTGGGGAGAGTGAGCAGCTGAGAGCCTGCAGCCAAGCG CCCTGCCCCCCTGAGCAGCCAGACCCCCGGGCCCTGCAGTGTGCAGCCTTTGACTCCCAGGAGTTCATGGGCCAGCTCTACCAGTGGGAGCCCTTTACCGAAG TTCAGGGCTCCCAACGCTGTGAACTGAACTGCCGTCCCCGTGGCTTCCGTTTCTATGTCCGTCACACGGAAAAGGTCCAGGATGGGACCCTGTGTCAGCCTGGAGCACTAGATATCTGCGTGGCGGGACGCTGTCTG AGCCCCGGCTGTGATGGGATCCTCGGCTCTGGCAGGCGTCCAGATGGCTGTGGGGTCTGTGGAGGGGATGATTCCACCTGCCACCTCGTCTCAGGGAACCTCACAGACCGGGGGGGCCCTCTGGGCTATCAGAAGATCCTGTCAATTCCTGTCGGAGCCACGCAGCTCCAGATTGCCCAGCTCCGGCCCAGCTCCAACTATCTCG CCCTTCGAGGCCCTGGGGGCCAGTCCATCATCAATGGAAATTGGGCCGTGGATCCCCCTGGGTCCTACACAGCCAGTGGAACTGTCTTCCTGTACAACCGGCCTTCCCGGGAGGAGGGCAAGGGGGAGAGTCTGTCAGCCAAAGGCCCCACGACCCAGCCTGTGGATGTCTAT gtGATCTTTCAGGAGGAGAACCCAGGCATTTTTTATCAGTATATTATCTCTTCAGTTCTTCCAGACCTTGGGAGCACCACCCCAGAGCCCCACTTCCCCCAACTCCAACCAG AGATTTTGAGGGTGGAGCCCCCACCTGCTTCGATGCCCCGCCCTGCCCGGACCCCAGGCACCCTCCAGCGTCAGGTGCGGATCCCCCAGATGCATGCTCcaccccatcccaggacacccCTGGGGTCTCCAGCTGGATACTGGAAGCGAGTGGGACACTCGGAGTGCTCAGCATCCTGCGGAAAAG GTGTTTGGCGCCCCGTCTTCCTCTGTGTTTCTCGTGAGTCAGGGGAGGAGCTGGATGAACACAGCTGTGCCATGGGCGtcaggcccccagcccccctgGAGCCCTGCCATGGTCCTCCATGCCCCCCATA CTGGGAGGCGGGCGAGTGGACGTCCTGCAGCCGCTCCTGTGGCTCCGGCACCCAGCACCGCCAGCTGCGCTGCCGCCAGGAGTTCGGGGACGGCGGCTCCTCGGTGCCTCCCGAGCGCTGTGGACACCTCCCTCGGCCCAATGCCACCCAGCCCTGTCAGCTGCGCCTCTGTGGCCACTGGGAGGTTCGCTCCCCCTGGAGCCAG TGCTCAGTGCGGTGCGGGCGGGGCCAGAGGAGCCGGCAGGTCCGCTGTGTGGGGAGCAACGGTGATGAAGTGAGCGAGAGGGAGTGTGCGTCGGGCCCCCCGCGGCCCCCCAGCAGAGAGGCCTGTGACATGGGGCCCTGTACCACAGCCTGGTTCCACAGCGACTGGAGCTCCAAG TGCTCAGCGGAGTGTGGGACAGGAATCCAACGACGATCTGTGGTCTGCCTTGGGAGTGGGGAGTCCCGTGGGGCGggccaggaggaagcaggagctgGGACCACTGAGCAGAGCTGTGCACTGGGAAGCCGTCCTCCGGACATGCGTGCCTGCAGCTTGGGACCCTGTGAGATGACGTGGTGCTGGTACACGGGGCCCTGGGCCGAG TGCTCCTCAGAATGTGGCTCTGGCACACAGCGTAGAGACATCATCTGTGTATCCAAACTGGGTACAGAGTTCAACGTGACTTCTCCCAGCAACTGCTCCCACCTGCCTAggccccctgccctgcagccctgTCAGGGGCAGGACTGCCAGGACCGATGGTTTTCTACGCCCTGGAGTCCG TGCTCTCGCTCCTGCCAGGGGGGTATTCAGACGAGGGAGGTCCAGTGTCTGACCGCCAACCAGACCCTCAGCATCCGATGCCCTCCTCACCTGCGGCCCTCCAGGAAACGACCCTGTAACAGCCAGCCCTGCAGCCAGCGCCCCG ATGATCAATGCAAGGACAGCTCTCCACATTGCCCCCTGGTGGTACAGGCCCGTCTCTGCGTCTATCCCTACTACACAGCCACCTGTTGCCGCTCTTGTGCCCATGTCCTGGAGCGTTCTCCCCCAGAGCCTGCCTGA
- the ADAMTSL4 gene encoding ADAMTS-like protein 4 isoform X3 translates to MEKWAGRPQLCLMLLLSLPELGLDQEVRQGPEVLSGHSLQTPPEEGQGPEGVWGPWEQWASCSQPCGVGVQRRSRTCQLPTARLHQGLPFPPRPPRHPEALLPRGQSPRPQTSRETLPLYRPQPRGRGGPHRGPASQLGRAETREITGARRSRVRDPIKPGMFGYGRVPFALPLHRNRRHPRRLPGIETSQTSDLPSLTPRTEPFSTNHTVQTQLPPTELSARPPHPPAELPSPETNQTEVPSRTRPVPTQPHPRVQASGTEPASSIPYPGESNSFHVSPQPRMPDSQGLASLQVAERYPNPFLSVLRGRGHQSQEHWKPGGNLHGSLMEPAPHYPDGWLPLLNDGPHSGSLWSLFAPNSPVPRCSGESEQLRACSQAPCPPEQPDPRALQCAAFDSQEFMGQLYQWEPFTEVQGSQRCELNCRPRGFRFYVRHTEKVQDGTLCQPGALDICVAGRCLSPGCDGILGSGRRPDGCGVCGGDDSTCHLVSGNLTDRGGPLGYQKILSIPVGATQLQIAQLRPSSNYLALRGPGGQSIINGNWAVDPPGSYTASGTVFLYNRPSREEGKGESLSAKGPTTQPVDVYVIFQEENPGIFYQYIISSVLPDLGSTTPEPHFPQLQPEILRVEPPPASMPRPARTPGTLQRQVRIPQMHAPPHPRTPLGSPAGYWKRVGHSECSASCGKGVWRPVFLCVSRESGEELDEHSCAMGVRPPAPLEPCHGPPCPPYWEAGEWTSCSRSCGSGTQHRQLRCRQEFGDGGSSVPPERCGHLPRPNATQPCQLRLCGHWEVRSPWSQCSVRCGRGQRSRQVRCVGSNGDEVSERECASGPPRPPSREACDMGPCTTAWFHSDWSSKCSAECGTGIQRRSVVCLGSGESRGAGQEEAGAGTTEQSCALGSRPPDMRACSLGPCEMTWCWYTGPWAECSSECGSGTQRRDIICVSKLGTEFNVTSPSNCSHLPRPPALQPCQGQDCQDRWFSTPWSPCSRSCQGGIQTREVQCLTANQTLSIRCPPHLRPSRKRPCNSQPCSQRPEVKQTEEEWRVDDACFPETFLG, encoded by the exons ATGGAGAAGTGGGCGGGCAG GCCTCAGTTGTGTCTGATGCTGCTTCTGTCCCTTCCTGAGCTCGGCCTGGATCAGGAGGTGCGCCAGGGACCAGAG GTGTTGTCTGGACACTCTCTTCAGACACCCCCAGAGGAGGGTCAGGGCCCTGAGGGTGTCTGGGGTCCTTGGGAGCAGTGGGCCTCTTGCTCCCAGCCCTGTGGAGTTGGGGTGCAGCGCAGGAGCCGGACATGTCAGCTCCCTACAGCTCGACTCCACCAGggcctgcccttcccaccccGGCCCCCAAGACATCCAGAAGCCCTGCTCCCCCGGGGTCAGAGCCCCAGACCTCAGACTTCCCGAGAAACCCTCCCTCTGTACAGGCCACAGCCTCGGGGAAGAGGTGGCCCACATCGAGGTCCTGCTTCCCAACTAGGGAGAGCAGAAACCCGGGAGATAACAGGAGCTcggag GTCCCGGGTTCGAGACCCCATCAAGCCAGGAATGTTTGGTTACGGGAGAGTGCCCTTTGCTTTGCCACTGCATCGTAACCGCAGGCACCCCAGGAGACTGCCCGGAATTGAGACCTCCCAGACCTCAGATCTTCCATCCCTGACTCCAAGAACAGAGCCATTCTCCACAAACCACACAGTTCAAACTCAGCTCCCTCCTACAGAACTTTCTgcccgccccccacaccccccagcagAACTCCCAAGCCCTGAAACTAATCAGACAGAAGTGCCCTCTAGAACCAGGCCTGTCCCCACGCAGCCCCACCCCAGAGTCCAGGCCTCTGGCACAGAGCCTGCCTCGTCCATCCCCTACCCAGGAGAAAGTAACTCCTTCCATGTGTCCCCTCAGCCAAGAATGCCAGATTCTCAGGGTTTGGCCAGTCTCCAGGTGGCTGAGAGATACCCTaatcctttcctttctgtccttcgGGGCAGAGGCCACCAGAGCCAGGAGCACTGGAAACCTGGGGGGAATCTCCATGGGTCCCTCATGGAGCCTGCCCCCCACTATCCAGATGGCTGGTTGCCTCTGCTGAATGATGGCCCCCACTCCGGTTCGCTCTGGAGCCTCTTTGCTCCCAATAGCCCTGTGCCAAGGTGTTCTGGGGAGAGTGAGCAGCTGAGAGCCTGCAGCCAAGCG CCCTGCCCCCCTGAGCAGCCAGACCCCCGGGCCCTGCAGTGTGCAGCCTTTGACTCCCAGGAGTTCATGGGCCAGCTCTACCAGTGGGAGCCCTTTACCGAAG TTCAGGGCTCCCAACGCTGTGAACTGAACTGCCGTCCCCGTGGCTTCCGTTTCTATGTCCGTCACACGGAAAAGGTCCAGGATGGGACCCTGTGTCAGCCTGGAGCACTAGATATCTGCGTGGCGGGACGCTGTCTG AGCCCCGGCTGTGATGGGATCCTCGGCTCTGGCAGGCGTCCAGATGGCTGTGGGGTCTGTGGAGGGGATGATTCCACCTGCCACCTCGTCTCAGGGAACCTCACAGACCGGGGGGGCCCTCTGGGCTATCAGAAGATCCTGTCAATTCCTGTCGGAGCCACGCAGCTCCAGATTGCCCAGCTCCGGCCCAGCTCCAACTATCTCG CCCTTCGAGGCCCTGGGGGCCAGTCCATCATCAATGGAAATTGGGCCGTGGATCCCCCTGGGTCCTACACAGCCAGTGGAACTGTCTTCCTGTACAACCGGCCTTCCCGGGAGGAGGGCAAGGGGGAGAGTCTGTCAGCCAAAGGCCCCACGACCCAGCCTGTGGATGTCTAT gtGATCTTTCAGGAGGAGAACCCAGGCATTTTTTATCAGTATATTATCTCTTCAGTTCTTCCAGACCTTGGGAGCACCACCCCAGAGCCCCACTTCCCCCAACTCCAACCAG AGATTTTGAGGGTGGAGCCCCCACCTGCTTCGATGCCCCGCCCTGCCCGGACCCCAGGCACCCTCCAGCGTCAGGTGCGGATCCCCCAGATGCATGCTCcaccccatcccaggacacccCTGGGGTCTCCAGCTGGATACTGGAAGCGAGTGGGACACTCGGAGTGCTCAGCATCCTGCGGAAAAG GTGTTTGGCGCCCCGTCTTCCTCTGTGTTTCTCGTGAGTCAGGGGAGGAGCTGGATGAACACAGCTGTGCCATGGGCGtcaggcccccagcccccctgGAGCCCTGCCATGGTCCTCCATGCCCCCCATA CTGGGAGGCGGGCGAGTGGACGTCCTGCAGCCGCTCCTGTGGCTCCGGCACCCAGCACCGCCAGCTGCGCTGCCGCCAGGAGTTCGGGGACGGCGGCTCCTCGGTGCCTCCCGAGCGCTGTGGACACCTCCCTCGGCCCAATGCCACCCAGCCCTGTCAGCTGCGCCTCTGTGGCCACTGGGAGGTTCGCTCCCCCTGGAGCCAG TGCTCAGTGCGGTGCGGGCGGGGCCAGAGGAGCCGGCAGGTCCGCTGTGTGGGGAGCAACGGTGATGAAGTGAGCGAGAGGGAGTGTGCGTCGGGCCCCCCGCGGCCCCCCAGCAGAGAGGCCTGTGACATGGGGCCCTGTACCACAGCCTGGTTCCACAGCGACTGGAGCTCCAAG TGCTCAGCGGAGTGTGGGACAGGAATCCAACGACGATCTGTGGTCTGCCTTGGGAGTGGGGAGTCCCGTGGGGCGggccaggaggaagcaggagctgGGACCACTGAGCAGAGCTGTGCACTGGGAAGCCGTCCTCCGGACATGCGTGCCTGCAGCTTGGGACCCTGTGAGATGACGTGGTGCTGGTACACGGGGCCCTGGGCCGAG TGCTCCTCAGAATGTGGCTCTGGCACACAGCGTAGAGACATCATCTGTGTATCCAAACTGGGTACAGAGTTCAACGTGACTTCTCCCAGCAACTGCTCCCACCTGCCTAggccccctgccctgcagccctgTCAGGGGCAGGACTGCCAGGACCGATGGTTTTCTACGCCCTGGAGTCCG TGCTCTCGCTCCTGCCAGGGGGGTATTCAGACGAGGGAGGTCCAGTGTCTGACCGCCAACCAGACCCTCAGCATCCGATGCCCTCCTCACCTGCGGCCCTCCAGGAAACGACCCTGTAACAGCCAGCCCTGCAGCCAGCGCCCCG aagtgaaacagACTGAAGAGGAGTGGAGAGTGGACGATGCCTGTTTCCCTGAGACTTTTCTAGGCTGA